A region of Streptomyces halobius DNA encodes the following proteins:
- a CDS encoding peptidoglycan recognition protein family protein: MADPLSASRLKATLVREGCSVREYRDWETHRRPPSTGAFGPINGVMMHHTVTGPGTDVVALIYNGHSSLPGPLSQGCITKSGTVWLTSAGRSNHAGLGDSDVLRAVINESYGDYPPPDNQANTDGNARFYGFECENLGDGEDPWPRVQYVAMVKAAAAVLREYGWTAKSVIAHKEWQPGKVDPRGIDMKTFRRDVAACLALPAGSWGPEQEDSMAITNADADKIATAVLNRDGLIVIPGAPADNPTYTTKYAFTEILKRVDALTAKVDALETTGLTDTQMQAVAEKVADVLAARMES; this comes from the coding sequence ATGGCTGACCCACTGAGTGCGAGCCGCCTCAAGGCGACCCTGGTCCGCGAGGGCTGTTCGGTCCGTGAGTATCGGGACTGGGAGACCCATCGCCGACCGCCATCGACGGGGGCCTTCGGCCCCATCAACGGCGTGATGATGCATCACACCGTGACCGGTCCGGGGACGGACGTCGTGGCCCTGATCTACAACGGCCACTCCTCGCTGCCGGGGCCGCTCTCCCAGGGCTGCATCACCAAGTCCGGCACGGTGTGGCTCACCTCGGCCGGCCGCTCGAACCATGCCGGGCTCGGCGACAGCGATGTGCTGCGAGCCGTCATCAACGAGAGCTACGGCGACTACCCGCCGCCGGACAACCAGGCCAACACCGACGGGAACGCGAGGTTCTACGGGTTCGAGTGCGAGAACCTCGGCGATGGCGAGGACCCGTGGCCGCGCGTGCAGTACGTCGCCATGGTCAAGGCTGCCGCGGCCGTGCTGCGTGAGTACGGCTGGACCGCCAAGTCGGTCATCGCGCACAAGGAATGGCAGCCCGGCAAGGTCGATCCCCGCGGCATCGACATGAAGACCTTCCGCCGCGATGTCGCGGCGTGCCTGGCGCTGCCCGCGGGCAGCTGGGGGCCTGAACAGGAGGACAGTATGGCCATCACCAACGCCGACGCAGACAAGATCGCCACGGCGGTCCTGAACAGAGACGGCCTGATCGTGATCCCCGGAGCCCCGGCGGACAACCCGACCTACACCACCAAGTACGCCTTCACCGAGATCCTCAAGCGGGTCGATGCGCTCACCGCAAAGGTCGACGCGCTGGAGACGACCGGCCTGACCGACACGCAGATGCAGGCAGTCGCGGAGAAGGTGGCAGATGTTCTCGCCGCGAGGATGGAATCGTAG
- a CDS encoding DUF7848 domain-containing protein, whose translation MSNEITPANLPDIGSNEPVVTFVMLECRTCGEHSGWVRSDDQMAPAWDGGHFTSTGHTRFYLWSVTRNTAQVSTFKARKRGKR comes from the coding sequence ATGAGCAACGAGATCACTCCGGCGAACCTGCCGGACATCGGGTCCAATGAACCCGTCGTCACGTTTGTGATGCTGGAGTGCCGCACCTGCGGCGAGCACTCCGGCTGGGTCCGGTCGGACGATCAGATGGCGCCTGCCTGGGACGGCGGCCATTTCACGTCCACCGGTCACACCAGGTTCTACCTGTGGTCGGTTACCCGGAACACGGCCCAGGTGTCCACGTTCAAGGCGCGGAAGCGGGGCAAGCGATGA
- a CDS encoding DUF397 domain-containing protein — translation MTTDSPRWVKSSYSSNGGNCIEVAANIPGAVPVRDSKDPHGPALVFSADGWSSFVAAVKGGQFST, via the coding sequence GTGACAACCGACTCCCCCCGCTGGGTCAAGTCCTCCTACAGCAGCAACGGCGGTAACTGCATCGAGGTTGCCGCCAATATCCCCGGCGCCGTCCCCGTCCGGGACAGCAAGGACCCGCACGGCCCGGCACTGGTCTTCTCGGCGGACGGCTGGTCTTCGTTCGTCGCCGCAGTCAAGGGCGGGCAGTTCAGCACCTGA
- a CDS encoding helix-turn-helix domain-containing protein — protein sequence MNRNELNPDASPEAAYGARLRSLREARGWTQDDLAERAEYSSVHVSAVENGRKPPTLRFSRSADRVFGLEGAADSFERQWREIRHGSLLEGFPEYVGYEGRAVEIRLFEIGLIPGLLQTPEYARTVADGDVKRGAITSEQAEERVAFLAERQAALVRPRPPMVLVVMDESCLRHEVGGGEVMEGQLRRLVEVASLPNWVLQVSPFAIGARRSFNLPVNLLTLADRSVVAYAESQARGHLEREGTAVVSLLTAYHQLQAEALSQAASVAMISKLRKGAP from the coding sequence TTGAATCGCAACGAGTTGAACCCGGACGCCTCCCCTGAGGCGGCCTACGGAGCGCGTTTGCGCAGCTTGCGGGAGGCGCGCGGATGGACTCAAGACGATCTTGCCGAGCGCGCGGAATATTCCAGCGTGCATGTTTCGGCCGTCGAAAATGGTCGGAAACCTCCGACTCTCCGGTTCTCGCGCAGTGCAGACCGCGTCTTCGGTCTTGAGGGCGCAGCAGATTCGTTCGAGCGTCAGTGGCGCGAGATCCGGCACGGCAGCCTGCTGGAGGGCTTTCCGGAGTACGTCGGGTACGAGGGCCGGGCAGTAGAAATTCGGCTGTTTGAGATCGGGCTGATCCCTGGCCTGTTGCAGACCCCTGAGTACGCGCGGACGGTGGCGGATGGTGACGTGAAGCGCGGGGCCATCACATCCGAACAGGCGGAGGAGCGGGTCGCCTTCCTCGCGGAGAGGCAAGCCGCCCTGGTGCGACCCCGCCCTCCCATGGTGCTTGTGGTGATGGATGAGAGCTGTCTCCGTCATGAGGTCGGCGGTGGCGAGGTCATGGAAGGCCAGCTACGGCGGTTGGTCGAAGTCGCCTCTCTTCCCAACTGGGTACTACAGGTGTCCCCCTTTGCGATAGGAGCGCGGCGCTCGTTCAACCTGCCGGTGAACCTCCTTACCCTGGCCGACCGGTCCGTGGTCGCGTATGCCGAGTCGCAGGCGCGAGGGCACTTGGAGCGCGAAGGTACTGCCGTGGTGTCCCTGCTGACGGCATACCATCAGTTGCAGGCCGAAGCGTTGTCGCAGGCGGCATCAGTGGCCATGATCAGCAAGTTACGAAAGGGCGCACCGTGA